The following are encoded together in the Dyella terrae genome:
- a CDS encoding sigma-70 family RNA polymerase sigma factor → MSHFADERDELSQVLTQVAAGNQGAFAELYRRTAAKLFGVCLRMLADHGEAEEVLQEIYTTVWRRAESFDAKRASAMTWLMALARNKVIDRLRQRHEHLPSHSVDLDDLVDEQPGPATQAEATEEHRRLRECLDALEPKQRQSVREAFFSGSTYSELAARCHVPLGTMKSWIRRGLLQLRTCLDA, encoded by the coding sequence ATGAGCCATTTCGCTGACGAACGAGACGAGCTGTCTCAGGTGCTTACGCAGGTTGCCGCCGGCAACCAGGGCGCCTTTGCTGAACTGTATCGCCGCACCGCTGCCAAGCTTTTTGGAGTGTGCCTTCGCATGCTCGCCGACCATGGCGAGGCAGAAGAAGTGCTTCAGGAAATCTATACGACAGTGTGGCGCCGAGCGGAGAGCTTCGACGCCAAGCGCGCGAGCGCTATGACATGGTTGATGGCGCTCGCCCGCAACAAAGTGATCGATCGCCTGCGGCAACGCCATGAGCATCTGCCATCCCATTCCGTTGATCTGGATGATCTTGTCGACGAACAACCGGGGCCGGCAACTCAGGCTGAAGCAACCGAAGAACATAGACGCCTCAGGGAGTGCCTTGATGCACTGGAACCCAAGCAGCGCCAATCGGTGCGCGAAGCATTTTTCTCGGGATCAACGTACAGCGAACTAGCGGCACGATGTCATGTACCGCTCGGCACGATGAAGAGTTGGATTCGCCGTGGTTTGCTGCAACTTCGCACGTGCCTTGACGCATGA
- a CDS encoding anti-sigma factor, whose product MNTPLDRDQSQLRYAEYVLGVLDADARAEVASEVQTSDEAATAVNLWHRRLQPMSEEIPPIEPPDHVWARIQQALRFEARERARIPPARAGLWENLRFWHWLGLGASAMAAACLLLLVVTTGPRIAPSSSAIPFMASSITQTGGHVGWTATMDIQQARMIVVPVAPTSFAQGKAPQLWLVPSGRKPISIGMIATDAPTALKLDRALLAQLGPTAALAVSVEPVGGSPTGQPTGPVVATGAIGAAQG is encoded by the coding sequence ATGAATACGCCACTTGACCGCGACCAATCACAACTTCGATATGCCGAGTATGTACTCGGCGTGCTGGATGCCGATGCGCGCGCCGAGGTGGCATCCGAGGTGCAAACCAGCGACGAGGCCGCTACCGCCGTGAATCTTTGGCATCGCAGATTGCAACCCATGAGCGAAGAGATTCCGCCCATCGAACCGCCCGACCACGTGTGGGCCCGGATCCAGCAGGCGCTTCGATTTGAAGCGCGCGAGCGCGCACGCATACCGCCTGCACGTGCTGGTCTCTGGGAGAACCTGCGCTTCTGGCACTGGCTTGGCCTGGGAGCCAGCGCTATGGCCGCGGCGTGTCTGTTGCTGCTAGTCGTCACAACGGGGCCGCGCATCGCACCGTCGTCGTCCGCCATTCCGTTCATGGCGTCCTCCATCACACAGACGGGTGGTCATGTGGGCTGGACGGCAACGATGGATATCCAACAAGCCCGCATGATCGTCGTGCCAGTGGCACCCACTTCGTTCGCCCAAGGGAAGGCGCCTCAGTTGTGGCTGGTGCCTTCTGGGCGAAAGCCGATTTCCATCGGCATGATTGCTACAGATGCACCCACCGCGCTGAAGCTCGATCGCGCCCTGCTGGCGCAATTGGGCCCCACGGCCGCCCTTGCCGTGTCGGTAGAGCCCGTTGGTGGATCACCCACCGGTCAGCCCACCGGGCCCGTCGTTGCCACGGGTGCTATTGGCGCCGCGCAGGGTTGA
- a CDS encoding fasciclin domain-containing protein, which translates to MKSYQRARSVLFGMALVLGVTSFSPLAMADAMDASASVMVGGAAMYPTKNIIQNAVNSKDHTTLVAAVKAAGLVDTLSGPGPFTVFAPTNEAFAALPAGTVDTLLKPENKASLVKILTYHVVPGRLTAKDLSMKVAAGGGKAELKTVQGETLTVSKDGDSWAVTDTKGNTAHVTIGDVIQSNGVIHVVDKVLMP; encoded by the coding sequence ATGAAAAGCTATCAACGCGCGCGTTCGGTGCTGTTTGGCATGGCCCTGGTGTTGGGCGTCACTTCGTTTTCACCTTTGGCCATGGCCGATGCCATGGATGCGTCCGCATCCGTGATGGTCGGCGGCGCCGCCATGTATCCCACCAAGAACATCATCCAGAACGCCGTGAACTCCAAGGATCACACCACGCTGGTGGCGGCGGTGAAGGCGGCGGGGCTGGTTGATACGTTGTCTGGGCCGGGCCCGTTCACCGTTTTTGCACCAACCAACGAGGCCTTTGCCGCGTTGCCCGCAGGCACGGTAGACACGTTGCTCAAACCCGAGAACAAAGCGAGCCTTGTCAAAATCCTTACTTATCACGTCGTGCCGGGGCGGCTGACCGCGAAGGATCTGTCGATGAAGGTCGCCGCTGGCGGCGGTAAGGCTGAGCTAAAGACCGTGCAGGGCGAAACGCTGACCGTGAGCAAGGATGGCGACAGCTGGGCCGTGACGGATACCAAGGGCAACACCGCGCACGTCACTATCGGCGACGTCATTCAATCCAATGGGGTGATTCATGTCGTCGATAAGGTGCTGATGCCCTGA